A part of Streptomyces sp. NBC_01451 genomic DNA contains:
- a CDS encoding NADH-quinone oxidoreductase subunit C, with protein MTATGWLPASTEELFGTEATAEESYDVLTVDVPPTSWTSALETARDRLSCTYFDWLSAVDEPGTGFRVAAHVVALSPVRRLLVRTTVPHESAVLPSLVNVYAGAAWHERETHEMFGVRFEGHPGLDHLLLPETFEGHPLRKDFVLAARVAKAWPGAKEPGESEHGGPKRRQMLPPGVPDPNEWGPLKGQLRPAPTRPARAAAGRATGDRPVRRTRTASDGSASRPPAGETPAPEGTPTEAPPASPPPAAQAPTAAPRRARSVSQGSASQQQPQQPQQPRNPATEATQPPPTPDAPWHHARPAFDEPTPENPTPENPTPENPTPENPAPDNPPGGSE; from the coding sequence TTGACGGCCACCGGCTGGCTGCCCGCCTCCACCGAGGAACTCTTCGGTACGGAGGCCACGGCCGAGGAGTCCTACGACGTCCTGACCGTCGACGTACCCCCGACGTCCTGGACCTCCGCGCTGGAGACCGCACGCGACCGCCTCTCCTGCACCTACTTCGACTGGCTCAGCGCGGTCGACGAACCGGGCACGGGCTTCCGCGTCGCCGCCCACGTGGTCGCCCTCTCCCCGGTCCGCCGCCTCCTCGTACGGACGACGGTCCCGCACGAGTCCGCCGTACTGCCCTCCCTGGTGAACGTCTACGCGGGCGCCGCCTGGCACGAGCGCGAGACGCACGAGATGTTCGGCGTACGTTTCGAGGGCCACCCGGGCCTCGACCACCTCCTCCTCCCGGAGACCTTCGAGGGCCACCCCCTCCGCAAGGACTTCGTGCTGGCGGCCCGCGTCGCCAAGGCCTGGCCGGGCGCGAAGGAACCGGGGGAGTCGGAACACGGCGGGCCCAAGCGCCGCCAGATGCTCCCGCCCGGCGTCCCCGACCCCAACGAGTGGGGCCCCCTGAAGGGCCAGCTCCGTCCGGCCCCGACCCGCCCGGCCCGCGCCGCCGCCGGCCGCGCGACCGGCGACCGCCCGGTACGCCGCACCCGCACGGCATCGGACGGCTCGGCAAGCCGGCCCCCGGCAGGCGAGACCCCGGCACCGGAGGGCACTCCCACGGAGGCCCCGCCGGCTTCGCCTCCGCCCGCTGCCCAGGCCCCGACGGCCGCACCTCGCCGGGCGCGCAGCGTGAGCCAGGGTTCGGCATCGCAGCAGCAACCGCAGCAACCGCAGCAACCGCGGAATCCGGCGACCGAGGCCACCCAGCCACCACCCACGCCGGACGCCCCTTGGCACCACGCCCGGCCGGCCTTCGACGAACCCACCCCCGAGAACCCCACCCCCGAGAACCCCACCCCCGAGAACCCCACCCCCGAGAACCCCGCGCCCGACAACCCGCCAGGAGGCTCGGAGTGA
- a CDS encoding complex I subunit 1/NuoH family protein translates to MNDALDVALRLLIVFVVFLTFPLIVGQAEHKVMAHMQGRLGPMYAGGFHGWAQLVADGVKFAQKEDIVPAGADRRIFQLAPAVALLPYLLVLLAIPIGPGDGAVGEAVDAGIFFVLAVMGVGVLGSLMAGWASANKFSLLGGLRTAAQLLAYELPMLLTAASVAMAAGTVSIPGILDAFEWWWLPWQIAGAVIFFVAGLAELQRPPFDMPVADSEIIFGAYTEYTGLRFALFLLAEYAGIVVLCGLTTVLFLGGWHGPWATDGLGWVWTLLKTAVLAFVVIWLRVTYPRLREDQLQKLSWTLLVPLSLAQIALTGIVKVVIS, encoded by the coding sequence GTGAACGACGCGCTCGACGTCGCCCTGCGACTCCTGATCGTCTTCGTCGTCTTCCTCACCTTCCCCCTGATCGTCGGTCAGGCCGAGCACAAGGTGATGGCCCACATGCAGGGCCGCCTCGGCCCGATGTACGCCGGCGGCTTCCACGGCTGGGCCCAACTGGTCGCCGACGGCGTGAAGTTCGCGCAGAAGGAGGACATCGTCCCGGCCGGAGCCGACCGCCGTATCTTCCAGCTCGCCCCCGCCGTGGCCCTCCTCCCGTACCTCCTCGTCCTCCTCGCCATCCCGATCGGCCCGGGCGACGGCGCCGTCGGAGAGGCCGTCGACGCGGGCATCTTCTTCGTCCTCGCCGTCATGGGCGTGGGCGTCCTCGGCTCGCTCATGGCCGGCTGGGCGTCGGCCAACAAGTTCTCCCTCCTCGGCGGCCTGCGCACCGCCGCCCAACTCCTCGCCTACGAACTCCCGATGCTCCTCACCGCCGCCTCGGTCGCGATGGCTGCGGGAACGGTGTCGATCCCCGGCATCCTCGACGCCTTCGAGTGGTGGTGGCTGCCCTGGCAGATCGCCGGCGCGGTCATCTTCTTCGTGGCCGGCCTCGCCGAACTCCAACGGCCCCCCTTCGACATGCCGGTGGCCGACTCGGAGATCATCTTCGGCGCCTACACCGAGTACACCGGCCTCCGCTTCGCCCTCTTCCTCCTCGCCGAGTACGCCGGGATCGTCGTCCTGTGCGGCCTGACCACCGTCCTCTTCCTGGGCGGCTGGCACGGCCCCTGGGCCACCGACGGCCTCGGCTGGGTCTGGACCCTCCTGAAGACGGCAGTGCTGGCCTTCGTCGTGATCTGGCTGCGCGTCACCTATCCACGCCTGCGCGAGGACCAGCTCCAGA